The proteins below come from a single Necator americanus strain Aroian chromosome V, whole genome shotgun sequence genomic window:
- a CDS encoding hypothetical protein (NECATOR_CHRV.G18465.T2) codes for MASGTAKSLENHPLLGAAKLRQSLTKTRKLNTLLNAVKKFQDENGIKMDTLPPALQLLDLHKIKRHDLYEQAAMDISEHVVARIRELGENGSFESVKKLEEQLGKCFDMFPLPQFRPIVLENLKQLPKIPDNYLNTIMGDRDFYDACPLTVQQQIWLRNNDLFVEAFSPLIECYLKRKQDLLLSVEPSNTNFFTFETTKARRQWSEIKDLIKFCGSHEELFKSMTSYIRDLFAATGDAMLCSLRYELIMAAHDAGIECLVKSDPCHDFAWCLEACIRDKHLESHQTTRLRHMLDMFPKSYHESVTDLAMIAGDVHVIHFLCSMTVKKLRDSGGTHLPRDMPSVVVMVRVLSFGCAAKDLVSKKVQPGEVLDSVFLNRFLPEFQTLMVEDCTRAEIMRNKKDLEEEVDLSNLLSKPSDQMITFLKASRLAALLWYHCCLDMLPSKKRIGDLRGLARYVEVLPLLKDNIVCSGVWCHLIFHRLIHSNQYEAALADQAIYAALIDQLLLKNLLTDRCVKYQLFKLISQIGFIWGQPHCMTIMRDFDVEFFKSSNHPDMDYFIEEYNKLRERIIPKPIEGILEADLEQPSSSKPTPTVPPVAPMGSASPAPGIHYNMFAGSTPHHPI; via the exons ATGGCGTCAGGAACAGCGAAATCGCTCGAAAATCATCCACTATTGGGAGCAGCGAAGCTACGACAATCACTTACAAAAACGAGGAAATTGAATACATTACTCAATGCtgtgaagaaatttcaagatGAGAATGGCATCAAG ATGGATACGCTACCACCAGCATTACAGCTGCTAGATCTACACAAAATAAAACGCCACGATTTGTACGAACAG gCTGCGATGGATATTTCTGAGCATGTAGTCGCTCGAATTCGTGAGCTAGGTGAAAATGGTTCATTTGAATCAGTCAAGAAACTTGAAGAACAGTTGGGAAAATGTTTCGACATGTTCCCACTTCCGCAGTTTCGTCCAATTGTGTTGGAAAATCTCAAACAGCTACCGAAAATACCAGACAA TTATCTTAATACAATAATGGGCGACAGGGATTTCTATGATGCTTGTCCGCTAACAGTGCAGCAGCAGATTTGGCTGCGTAACAACGATCTATTCGTGGAAGCGTTTAGTCCTCTCATTGAGTGCTATTTGAA aagaaaacaagatcTCTTATTATCTGTGGAGCCATCAAATACTAACTTCTTTACGTTCGAAACAACCAAAGCACGTCGCCAATGGAGTGAGATCAAAG ATTTGATCAAGTTTTGTGGCAGTCACGAAGAACTGTTCAAGTCAATGACTTCATACATTCGAGATCTTTTTGCTGCAACTGGCGATGCAATGTTGTGTTCATTGAG GTACGAGTTGATCATGGCTGCACATGATGCTGGTATTGAATGTTTGGTGAAGTCGG ATCCATGCCATGATTTCGCTTGGTGTCTCGAAGCGTGCATACGAGACAAGCATTTAGAAAGCCACCAAACGACGCGACTGCGGCACATGCTGGACATGTTTCCAAAGTCTTACCATGAG AGTGTAACTGACCTTGCAATGATAGCCGGTGACGTTCATGTCATTCACTTCCTGTGTTCTATGACTGTGAAAAAGTTGCGAGATTCG GGAGGGACTCATTTACCCCGTGATATGCCGTCAGTCGTCGTTATGGTGAGGGTGTTGTCCTTCGGATGTGCTGCGAAA gatttggTTTCTAAGAAAGTACAACCCGGTGAGGTTCTGGATTCAGTGTTTTTGAACCGCTTCTTGCCAGAGTTCCAAACGCTCATGGTTGAGGATTGCACTAGAGCCGAAATAATGCGCAACAAAA aagatCTTGAGGAAGAAGTGGATCTAAGCAATTTGCTGAGCAAGCCATCAGATCAAATGATAACTTTTCTAAAG GCAAGTCGACTGGCTGCTCTACTTTGGTATCACTGTTGTCTTGATATGCTGCCCAGCAAGAAAAGGATCGGTGATTTGCGCGGACTTGCTCGATATGTGGAAGTTCTTCCCTTGCTTAAAGATAAT ATAGTTTGCTCCGGAGTTTGGTGTCACCTTATTTTTCATCGCCTTATTCATTCAAACCAGTACGAAGCCGCCCTAGCAGATCAGGCCATCTACGCCGCCTTAATCGACCAGCTTTTGCTGAAGAATCTGTTG ACGGATCGCTGTGTGAAGTATCAGCTGTTCAAGCTAATCAGCCAGATTGGCTTTATTTGGGGACAGCCACACTGCATGACTATCATGAGGGATTTTGATGTTGAA TTCTTCAAGAGCTCTAATCACCCAGATATGGACTACTTCATAgaagaatataataaattgCGTGAAAGAATAATTCCAAAACCAATCGAAGGGATTTTAGAGGCGGACCTTGAACAG CCGTCTTCATCAAAGCCAACACCAACGGTACCACCGGTGGCGCCTATGGGATCTGCTTCACCAGCACCTGGCATTCACTACAATATGTTCGCTGGTAGTACTCCACATCATCCAATTTGA
- a CDS encoding hypothetical protein (NECATOR_CHRV.G18465.T3), with protein sequence MASGTAKSLENHPLLGAAKLRQSLTKTRKLNTLLNAVKKFQDENGIKMDTLPPALQLLDLHKIKRHDLYEQAAMDISEHVVARIRELGENGSFESVKKLEEQLGKCFDMFPLPQFRPIVLENLKQLPKIPDNYLNTIMGDRDFYDACPLTVQQQIWLRNNDLFVEAFSPLIECYLKRKQDLLLSVEPSNTNFFTFETTKARRQWSEIKDLIKFCGSHEELFKSMTSYIRDLFAATGDAMLCSLRYELIMAAHDAGIECLVKSDPCHDFAWCLEACIRDKHLESHQTTRLRHMLDMFPKSYHESVTDLAMIAGDVHVIHFLCSMTVKKLRDSGGTHLPRDMPSVVVMVRVLSFGCAAKDLVSKKVQPGEVLDSVFLNRFLPEFQTLMVEDCTRAEIMRNKKDLEEEVDLSNLLSKPSDQMITFLKASRLAALLWYHCCLDMLPSKKRIGDLRGLARYVEVLPLLKDNIVCSGVWCHLIFHRLIHSNQYEAALADQAIYAALIDQLLLKNLLTDRCVKYQLFKLISQIGFIWGQPHCMTIMRDFDVEFFKSSNHPDMDYFIEEYNKLRERIIPKPIEGILEADLEQPSSSKPTPTVPPVAPMGSASPAPGIHYNMFAVQKCMSNSNLEPLPYRRPFGGPGSSSSRTLAELAASVTTPHDEDAFIDVTGLAKVRQAVTGACRKCGYPGHLPFQCRNYIQLKPGQSTVIDVSSTSSESSDKETPLVEKTRKKLRKKDKKEKKKKKKKRHRKHSSSSSDSDGSNHEKKSKKKRRHSSSSSDEHRKSKKKKKHQEGRQNRK encoded by the exons ATGGCGTCAGGAACAGCGAAATCGCTCGAAAATCATCCACTATTGGGAGCAGCGAAGCTACGACAATCACTTACAAAAACGAGGAAATTGAATACATTACTCAATGCtgtgaagaaatttcaagatGAGAATGGCATCAAG ATGGATACGCTACCACCAGCATTACAGCTGCTAGATCTACACAAAATAAAACGCCACGATTTGTACGAACAG gCTGCGATGGATATTTCTGAGCATGTAGTCGCTCGAATTCGTGAGCTAGGTGAAAATGGTTCATTTGAATCAGTCAAGAAACTTGAAGAACAGTTGGGAAAATGTTTCGACATGTTCCCACTTCCGCAGTTTCGTCCAATTGTGTTGGAAAATCTCAAACAGCTACCGAAAATACCAGACAA TTATCTTAATACAATAATGGGCGACAGGGATTTCTATGATGCTTGTCCGCTAACAGTGCAGCAGCAGATTTGGCTGCGTAACAACGATCTATTCGTGGAAGCGTTTAGTCCTCTCATTGAGTGCTATTTGAA aagaaaacaagatcTCTTATTATCTGTGGAGCCATCAAATACTAACTTCTTTACGTTCGAAACAACCAAAGCACGTCGCCAATGGAGTGAGATCAAAG ATTTGATCAAGTTTTGTGGCAGTCACGAAGAACTGTTCAAGTCAATGACTTCATACATTCGAGATCTTTTTGCTGCAACTGGCGATGCAATGTTGTGTTCATTGAG GTACGAGTTGATCATGGCTGCACATGATGCTGGTATTGAATGTTTGGTGAAGTCGG ATCCATGCCATGATTTCGCTTGGTGTCTCGAAGCGTGCATACGAGACAAGCATTTAGAAAGCCACCAAACGACGCGACTGCGGCACATGCTGGACATGTTTCCAAAGTCTTACCATGAG AGTGTAACTGACCTTGCAATGATAGCCGGTGACGTTCATGTCATTCACTTCCTGTGTTCTATGACTGTGAAAAAGTTGCGAGATTCG GGAGGGACTCATTTACCCCGTGATATGCCGTCAGTCGTCGTTATGGTGAGGGTGTTGTCCTTCGGATGTGCTGCGAAA gatttggTTTCTAAGAAAGTACAACCCGGTGAGGTTCTGGATTCAGTGTTTTTGAACCGCTTCTTGCCAGAGTTCCAAACGCTCATGGTTGAGGATTGCACTAGAGCCGAAATAATGCGCAACAAAA aagatCTTGAGGAAGAAGTGGATCTAAGCAATTTGCTGAGCAAGCCATCAGATCAAATGATAACTTTTCTAAAG GCAAGTCGACTGGCTGCTCTACTTTGGTATCACTGTTGTCTTGATATGCTGCCCAGCAAGAAAAGGATCGGTGATTTGCGCGGACTTGCTCGATATGTGGAAGTTCTTCCCTTGCTTAAAGATAAT ATAGTTTGCTCCGGAGTTTGGTGTCACCTTATTTTTCATCGCCTTATTCATTCAAACCAGTACGAAGCCGCCCTAGCAGATCAGGCCATCTACGCCGCCTTAATCGACCAGCTTTTGCTGAAGAATCTGTTG ACGGATCGCTGTGTGAAGTATCAGCTGTTCAAGCTAATCAGCCAGATTGGCTTTATTTGGGGACAGCCACACTGCATGACTATCATGAGGGATTTTGATGTTGAA TTCTTCAAGAGCTCTAATCACCCAGATATGGACTACTTCATAgaagaatataataaattgCGTGAAAGAATAATTCCAAAACCAATCGAAGGGATTTTAGAGGCGGACCTTGAACAG CCGTCTTCATCAAAGCCAACACCAACGGTACCACCGGTGGCGCCTATGGGATCTGCTTCACCAGCACCTGGCATTCACTACAATATGTTCGCTG TGCAAAAGTGTATGTCAAATTCAAATCTGGAGCCGTTGCCATACAGGAGACCTTTCGGAGGGCCTGGTTCTTCTAGTAGCCGTACACTTGCCGAATTGGCGGCATCGGTAACTACACCACATGATGAGGATGCTTTCATAG ATGTAACAGGTCTAGCTAAAGTCAGACAAGCAGTGACAGGCGCTTGCCGAAAATGTGGTTATCCAGGACATCTTCCATTTCAG tgtAGAAATTACATTCAATTGAAGCCTGGACAATCAACTGTCATTGACGTTAGCTCGACAAGTAGCGAAAGCAGTGATAAAGAAACTCCACTAG TGGAAAAGACCAGAAAGAAGCTAaggaaaaaggacaaaaaggagaagaagaaaaagaagaagaaaagacataGGAAACACAGCAG
- a CDS encoding hypothetical protein (NECATOR_CHRV.G18467.T1) → MLLIAGLMLLFTGTHAIFFGGGGGGGGGCCCGCGTPQPASCGCQPAAQCPPPAPCPVCVQQSCPPPPTAYCPQVQPVYVPCSGGGCGSGGGGCSGGGCGGGGGCSGGGCGGGGGGCSGSGCGGGGGCSGGGCGGGSYSGGGGYATGPASGGGGYATAPAVGSYGLGNFAAPPLPAANSYLAGPSLAAPVPAPSVASYATGGGYGGGGSYVTGGGGGGGGGGGGGSGGSYNTGGVQSSGSGAQQSIAPSAVTSEQYLPQSDEPNAEASLPASSSSSSSTSSNYAPPLNAKLRSPELHACEPARIKYIILKSKKARDAGNEEVMEEAEEVDHPAPVEATASPLEAREIADDISRNVAAENEEEETRADGTPTFSDAKCNSKQLQQLILDNIVREDALASKRAIHESSLKRFPEATVDVICSGTGFTYLVSTTEHCEAQKDSVICFVYKRPLLRH, encoded by the exons ATGCTCTTAATCGCGGGGCTGATGCTGTTATTCACTGGAACACACGCGATCTTCTTcggcggcggtggtggtggaggaggaggtTGTTGTTGCGGTTGTGGAACTCCTCAGCCGGCTAGTTGTGGATGTCAGCCGGCTGCGCAG TGTCCACCTCCAGCACCATGCCCCGTGTGTGTCCAACAATCGTGTCCACCACCACCTACGGCTTACTGTCCTCAAGTTCAACCCGTCTACGTACCTTGTAGTGGCGGTGGATGCGGTAGTGGAGGAGGAGGATGTTCGGGCGGTGGttgtggaggaggaggaggatgtTCAGGAGGTGGTTGTGGAGGTGGAGGAGGGGGATGTTCAGGAAGTGGTTGCGGAGGTGGAGGAGGATGCTCAGGAGGTGGTTGTGGAGGAGGAAGTTACTCAG GAGGAGGAGGATATGCAACAGGTCCAGCTTCGGGAGGAGGTGGATATGCAACAGCCCCAGCAGTTGGAAGTTACGGACTTGGAAACTTTGCAGCTCCGCCACTTCCAGCTGCCAATAGTTATCTTGCTG GCCCCAGTCTAGCGGCCCCAGTCCCAGCACCCAGCGTAGCCAGTTACGCTACCGGTGGTGGTTACGGTGGTGGTGGATCCTATGTTACAGGAGGAGGAGGcggaggaggtggtggtggaggtggtggtaGTGGCGGATCTTATAACACAGGCGGAGTCCAGTCGAGTGGGAGTGGAGCTCAGCAGTCCATTGCACCTAGCGCTGTCACCTCTGAGC aatacTTACCACAATCCGATGAACCAAATGCAGAAGCTTCGCTTCCCGCTTCCTCTTCTTCGTCCTCATCAACGTCAAGTAACTATGCACCACCGCTGAATGCCAAGCTTCGATCTCCAGAGCTGCACGCTTGCGAACCGGCGAGAATCAAGTACATCATATTGAAATCGAAGAAGGCTCGTGATGCCGGAAACGAAGAAGTGATGGAAGAAGCTGAAGAG GTGGACCATCCCGCACCAGTCGAGGCTACAGCATCGCCGTTGGAGGCAAGGGAGATTGCTGATGACATTTCACGAAATGTGGCCgcagaaaatgaggaagaag AAACGCGAGCAGATGGAACGCCAACGTTCTCAGATGCGAAGTGTAACAGCAAACAGTTGCAACAACTGATTTTGGAC AACATCGTGAGAGAAGATGCTCTGGCTTCAAAACGAGCTATACACGAATCATCGCTGAAGAGGTTCCCTGAAGCTACAGTAGATGTGATCTGCTCAGGGACAG GATTTACGTACTTGGTTTCAACGACAGAGCACTGTGAAGCACAAAAAGACAGCGTGATTTGTTTCGTCTACAAACGACCTCTTCTACGACATTAG
- a CDS encoding hypothetical protein (NECATOR_CHRV.G18468.T1), producing the protein MPPLLGSISLLPPTHETKYEEYFLPKAVSKTSQVSRRQICYLLVSLGIFAVLLKILIWNRPTTHYDRNSDPLLLQYVYTSPAARRLPKSGQLFCWVQTAKIYHETRALAINETWLSRCDHGQLFTGDFFSSSDIPYSTIFAGIPDSYYNLFYKSRYAFYYIYHYISKNFDWYMKADDDTYVIVEHLREYLSTLDPSKPYYLGYILKPYLKHGYNAGGAGYVLSRAAVQIFNELLYHNETLCPDDIHEDVGIGRCLASVGIFPHDTRNVYGQNRFNTYTPSDIFHAKKNHPNWTYFKEKKGYEAFAKDSISFHHLAPDDIRLFEILLYKTKPPTNKTSRKF; encoded by the exons ATGCCCCCGTTACTAGGTTCAATATCACTACTACCACCGACACACGAGACCAAATATGAGGAATATTTTTTGCCGAAG GCCGTGTCAAAAACATCACAAGTATCTCGGCGACAAATATGCTATTTACTCGTTTCCCTAGGGATCTTTGCCGTCTTGCTCAAGATATTGATATGGAATAGACCAACAACACATTATGACAG AAACAGTGATCCCTTATTACTACAGTATGTCTACACGTCTCCAGCTGCACGGCGGTTGCCAAAATCTGGTCAATTGTTTTGTTGGGTTCAAACTGCCAAAATCTACCATGAAACTAGG gCCCTGGCCATCAACGAAACCTGGTTGTCCAGATGTGACCATGGACAATTGTTCACGggcgatttcttttcttctagtgATATACCGTATTCCACAATATTCGCCGGCATTCCTGATTCTTATTATAATCTTTTCTATAAGAGTCGTTATGCATTTTACTACATTTACCActatatttcgaaaaatttcgacTGGTATATGAAG GCTGACGACGATACTTACGTTATTGTGGAACATCTTAGAGAATATTTGTCTACCCTTGATCCTAGTAAACCCTACTATCTCGGTTATATACTGAAACCATATTTG aaacacGGTTATAATGCTGGCGGGGCCGGGTACGTACTTTCACGGGCAGCTGTACAGATTTTCAACGAACTTCTCTATCATAATGAAACATTATGTCCTGATGATATTCACGAAGATGTTGGAATAGGGCG GTGCTTAGCAAGCGTTGGAATTTTTCCGCACGACACAAGGAATGTGTATGGTCAGAACCGATTCAATACCTACACTCCAAGTGACATATTTCATGCGAAGAAGAATCATCCAAATTGGACctacttcaaagaaaagaag GGATATGAAGCGTTTGCTAAGGATTCCATCAGCTTTCATCATTTAGCCCCGGATGATATCCGTTTGTTCGAGATACTTCTTTATAAAACGAAGCCGCCCACAAACAAAACATCCAGGAAGTTCTGA
- a CDS encoding hypothetical protein (NECATOR_CHRV.G18466.T1) — MSYDLVDPALELADPCPDIHVLFIDFNDRFFEGTLAGCEVKWSPRMYSCAGVCSYEGRSGLCSIRLSLPLLKLRPRKDLIETLLHEMIHAFLFVTKRNRDRDGHGPDFQYHMYRINQMANTKITIYHSFHDEVAVYKQHVWRCDGPCRDRKPFYGYVKRSSNRAPGPNDLWWNSHKSSCNGTFQKIKEPEGYGQRKRKANGEKAVPEKKLSPKNTLDRYFSISVVGSGQTLGTTSQTPSTPKSSRLLELYSSDSGSGSTASSGASGSASTQAENKTVPSIQKESISWPSVKIIGIKISAGSSRTPSSSGVSSNALGTADSPIEIEDDSSCPGTSTANAFDRDNIDQVDLNRCVYCPSCGDRVIEFYINEHLDLCFASQ, encoded by the exons ATGTCATACGACCTTGTGGATCCGGCGCTTGAGTTGGCGGATCCTTGTCCGGATATCCACGTgcttttcatagattttaatGACCGGTTCTTTGAAGGAACGCTGGCAGGATGTGAGGTCAAATGGAGCCCGAGGATGTATTC GTGTGCTGGAGTGTGTTCCTATGAAGGTCGCAGTGGATTGTGTTCAATTCGATTAAGTCTCCCACTTTTGAAGCTTAGGCCAAGGAAAGATCTTATCGAAACTTTGCTG CATGAAATGATCCACGCCTTCTTATTTGTCACTAAACGAAATCGCGATAGGGATGGTCATGGTCCGGATTTTCAATATCATATGTACAG AATCAATCAAATGGCGAATACAAAGATTACTATCTATCACTCTTTCCATGATGAGGTGGCCGTGTACAAACAACACGTTTGGAG ATGTGATGGCCCATGTCGCGATCGGAAGCCTTTCTATGGGTATGTGAAACGATCCTCGAATCGTGCTCCAGGTCCTAATGATCTTTGGTGGAATTCACACAAGTCAAGCTGCAATG GAACTTTCCAGAAGATCAAAGAACCAGAAGGCTATGGTCAAAGGAAGAGGAAAGCAAACGGAGAG AAGGCTGTGCCCGAGAAGAAACTTTCACCCAAAAATACGCTTGATCGATATTTCTCGATCTCTGTTGTCGGAAGCGGACAAACTTTAGGGACCACCAGTCAAACCCCCAGCACTCCAAAAAGTTCTAGACTGCTGGAGCTCTACTCTAGCGATTCCGGTTCCGGCTCTACAGCAAGTAGCG GTGCTTCTGGTAGTGCTTCAACACAGGCCGAGAACAAAACAGTGCCGAGCATTCAAAAAGAATCAATCTCATGGCCATCGGTCAAAATAATCGGCATCAAGATATCTGCCGGATCTTCCAGGACCCCATCATCTAGTGGTGTATCTTCTAATGCCTTAGGCACTGCTGACAGCCCTATAGAAATTGAAGATGACTCAAGTTGTCCGGGTACTTCTACTGCTAATGCCTTTGATCGAGACAACATCGATCAGGTAGACCTGAACCGATGTGTGTACTGTCCTTCATGTGGTGATAGGGTAATCGAATTTTATATTAACGAGCACTTGGATCTTTGTTTTGCTTCACAATAG